From one Paractinoplanes brasiliensis genomic stretch:
- a CDS encoding sulfite reductase subunit beta: MTERTRRDLCPGLLRPWIADDGALVRVRVPGGIVPVAALGALVEVARAYGDGSVHLTSRANLQVRGIEHDGGRLPGAVVAGIVATGLVPSASHELVRNILASPLTGRSGGRADLRPVVAGLDALLCAEPRLTALTGRFLFVLDDGRGDLVERDLDLGLVALGPDTAQLRAGTSAWGPVVRLDGAAAALTGLAVRFAGLAGNRPDSPWHVDELPGSGAALLGSVLDRADRTRVSTPPPALGRIVQDDGRVAVHLAVPGGRVDAAVLDEVRALGAGEIVVTPHRTLLVPDLENA, translated from the coding sequence GTGACCGAGAGGACCCGCCGCGACCTGTGTCCCGGCCTGCTGCGCCCGTGGATCGCCGACGACGGCGCGCTCGTGCGGGTGCGCGTCCCCGGCGGGATCGTGCCGGTTGCGGCGCTGGGCGCACTGGTGGAGGTGGCACGTGCGTACGGCGATGGCTCCGTCCACCTGACCAGCCGCGCCAACCTGCAGGTACGCGGCATCGAGCACGACGGCGGACGGCTGCCCGGCGCCGTCGTCGCCGGCATCGTCGCGACCGGGCTGGTGCCGTCGGCCTCGCACGAGCTGGTCCGCAACATCCTCGCCTCACCGCTCACCGGACGCAGTGGTGGCCGCGCCGATCTGCGCCCGGTCGTCGCCGGGCTCGACGCCCTGCTCTGTGCCGAGCCCCGGCTCACCGCGCTGACCGGACGGTTCCTGTTCGTGCTCGACGACGGCCGCGGCGACCTGGTCGAACGTGACCTCGACCTGGGACTCGTGGCGCTCGGCCCGGACACCGCGCAGCTGCGCGCCGGAACGTCGGCCTGGGGTCCCGTCGTCCGGCTGGACGGGGCCGCTGCGGCGCTGACGGGGCTCGCCGTACGCTTCGCCGGACTCGCCGGGAACCGGCCGGACTCGCCCTGGCACGTCGACGAGCTGCCCGGCTCCGGCGCCGCGCTGCTGGGCAGCGTGCTCGACCGGGCCGACCGGACCCGGGTGAGCACTCCCCCACCCGCACTCGGCAGGATCGTGCAGGATGACGGCCGTGTCGCCGTACACCTCGCCGTTCCCGGCGGCCGGGTGGACGCGGCCGTGCTGGACGAAGTCCGCGCTCTCGGCGCGGGCGAGATCGTTGTCACACCGCACCGCACCCTGCTCGTCCCCGACCTGGAGAACGCATGA
- a CDS encoding precorrin-8X methylmutase yields the protein MSLTAPPRRYDYVTDGAAIYEASFATIRAETDLTGVPADAEKVAVRMIHACGQTGLIRNLVIHPGLVAAARGALEAGAPILTDAHMVAAGVTRARLPRANEVRCYLREPEVPELARAWGTTRSAAAVSLWAEHLAGAVVAFGNAPTALFHLLEMLRDGAPRPAAIIGTPVGFIGAAESKQALIDLAADAPGLDVPYLVVTGRRGGSAMAASALNALAREAE from the coding sequence ATGAGTCTCACCGCACCGCCACGCCGCTACGACTACGTCACCGACGGCGCGGCGATCTACGAGGCCTCGTTCGCCACCATCCGCGCCGAGACTGATCTCACGGGCGTGCCCGCCGACGCCGAGAAGGTCGCGGTACGGATGATCCACGCCTGCGGGCAGACCGGCCTCATCCGGAACCTGGTGATCCATCCCGGTCTGGTGGCGGCCGCGCGGGGCGCGCTGGAGGCGGGGGCGCCGATCCTGACCGACGCGCACATGGTCGCCGCCGGCGTCACCCGCGCCCGGCTGCCGCGCGCCAACGAGGTCCGCTGTTACCTGCGTGAGCCCGAGGTCCCGGAGCTCGCCCGAGCCTGGGGCACGACCCGGTCGGCCGCGGCGGTGTCGCTGTGGGCCGAGCATCTCGCCGGCGCGGTCGTCGCCTTCGGCAACGCGCCCACCGCCCTGTTCCATCTGCTGGAGATGCTGCGCGACGGGGCGCCACGACCGGCCGCGATCATCGGCACGCCGGTGGGCTTCATCGGCGCGGCCGAGTCCAAGCAGGCGCTGATCGACCTCGCCGCCGACGCCCCCGGGCTCGACGTGCCGTACCTCGTGGTGACCGGGCGCCGGGGCGGCTCGGCGATGGCCGCGTCCGCGCTGAACGCCCTCGCCCGGGAGGCGGAGTGA
- a CDS encoding precorrin-2 C(20)-methyltransferase, whose amino-acid sequence MNGRLSGVGVGPGDPELLTLKAARLIGAAQVIAYHQGVGKQSNARRVAAGLFPDDVIEEALVYPVTTQSTEHPGGYAGAMADFYAESTERLRTHLTAGRDVVVLAEGDPMLYGSFMYLHDRLAGEFDTQVVAGVPAFAAATATTALPLVRQTDVLTVLPGTLPEPELARRLADTDGAVIMKLGRTFAKVRSALEQAGRIDGSWYVERASMTAERVLPVADVDPATVPYFSIVLVPGDTRPDVSRYDRPAAEAPEPAPGAEVVVVGLGPGPDRWLSPEASQVLAEVGHVVGYGPYVQRVAQRPGLVRHASGNTVELDRAREALELALAGERVAVVSGGDAGVFGMASAVFEAAEDPRYTDVAVRVVPGISAVQAVAARAGAPIGADFAVMSLSDRLKPWEVVEKRLRAVAEADLVLALYNPRSRSRTEQVARARDVLLERKSPRTVVVVGRDIGRAGESLTVTTLGELEPGNIDMKCLVIVGASGTRVTAAGRVWSPRFVA is encoded by the coding sequence GTGAACGGGCGGCTGTCCGGCGTCGGGGTCGGGCCGGGTGATCCGGAACTCCTCACGCTCAAAGCCGCCCGGCTGATCGGCGCGGCCCAGGTCATCGCCTATCACCAGGGCGTCGGCAAGCAGTCCAACGCGCGCCGTGTCGCCGCCGGGCTGTTCCCGGACGACGTGATCGAGGAGGCTCTGGTCTATCCGGTCACGACCCAGAGCACCGAGCACCCGGGCGGGTACGCCGGGGCGATGGCCGATTTCTACGCCGAGTCCACCGAGCGGCTGCGGACGCACCTGACGGCGGGCCGCGACGTCGTCGTGCTGGCCGAGGGTGATCCGATGCTCTACGGCTCGTTCATGTACCTGCACGACCGTCTCGCCGGCGAGTTCGACACCCAGGTCGTCGCCGGTGTGCCCGCCTTCGCCGCCGCGACCGCCACCACCGCCCTGCCGCTGGTCCGGCAGACCGACGTGCTGACCGTGCTGCCCGGCACGTTGCCCGAGCCGGAGCTGGCCCGCCGTCTCGCCGACACCGACGGGGCGGTGATCATGAAGCTGGGCCGGACGTTCGCCAAGGTCCGCTCCGCGCTCGAGCAGGCCGGACGGATCGACGGGTCCTGGTACGTCGAACGGGCGTCGATGACCGCCGAGCGGGTGCTGCCGGTCGCCGACGTGGACCCCGCCACCGTGCCGTACTTCTCGATCGTGCTGGTACCCGGGGACACCCGTCCCGATGTCTCCCGCTACGACCGCCCGGCAGCCGAGGCCCCCGAACCCGCCCCCGGCGCCGAGGTCGTCGTCGTGGGCCTCGGCCCCGGCCCCGACCGGTGGTTGTCCCCCGAGGCGTCGCAGGTGCTCGCCGAGGTCGGCCACGTCGTCGGCTACGGGCCGTACGTGCAGCGAGTCGCGCAGCGCCCCGGGCTCGTGCGCCACGCGTCCGGCAACACGGTGGAGCTCGACCGGGCCCGGGAGGCGCTCGAGCTGGCGCTGGCCGGTGAGCGGGTCGCCGTGGTCTCCGGAGGTGACGCGGGCGTCTTCGGCATGGCGTCGGCGGTGTTCGAGGCGGCAGAAGATCCCCGGTACACCGACGTCGCCGTACGGGTCGTGCCGGGTATCTCCGCGGTCCAGGCCGTCGCGGCGCGCGCAGGCGCACCGATCGGCGCTGACTTCGCGGTGATGAGCCTGTCGGACCGGCTCAAACCGTGGGAGGTCGTGGAGAAGCGGCTGCGCGCGGTCGCCGAGGCCGATCTGGTGCTGGCCCTCTACAACCCGCGCTCACGCTCACGCACCGAACAGGTCGCACGGGCCCGGGACGTGCTGCTGGAGCGCAAGTCGCCGCGGACCGTCGTCGTCGTGGGCCGCGACATCGGCCGCGCCGGCGAAAGTCTGACCGTCACCACGCTCGGCGAGCTCGAGCCCGGGAACATCGACATGAAATGCCTGGTGATCGTCGGCGCGTCGGGCACCCGGGTCACCGCGGCCGGACGGGTCTGGAGCCCGCGCTTCGTCGCCTGA
- a CDS encoding cobalt-precorrin-4/precorrin-4 C(11)-methyltransferase, with the protein MTVHFVGAGPGAADLLTLRAVRLLEAADVCLYPGTYLDAAVLDHCRDDARLIDTQQLDLDRITTHLVRAHADGSEVVRLCSGDPSLYSAVHEQARRLDAARVPWDITPGVPAYAAAAAAVGAELTVPELAQSVVLTRAQARSTPMPPGEELAAYAATGATLALHLAVTRTRELAAGLAGHYGHDCPVVVVFRVSQPQELILRGTLADIGDRVEAAGLRQAAVILVGPAVAADVRGGESFLYSAGRERRGRG; encoded by the coding sequence GTGACAGTTCACTTCGTCGGGGCGGGGCCGGGCGCCGCCGACCTGCTCACGCTGCGTGCGGTACGCCTGCTCGAGGCCGCCGACGTGTGCCTGTACCCGGGCACCTACCTCGACGCGGCGGTGCTGGATCACTGCCGCGACGACGCGCGGCTGATCGACACCCAGCAGCTCGACCTGGACCGGATCACCACCCACCTGGTGCGGGCCCACGCCGACGGGTCGGAGGTCGTACGGCTGTGTTCCGGTGACCCGTCGTTGTACTCCGCGGTGCACGAGCAGGCACGCCGGCTCGACGCCGCCCGGGTCCCGTGGGACATCACTCCCGGTGTGCCGGCGTACGCGGCTGCCGCGGCCGCCGTCGGCGCCGAGCTGACCGTCCCGGAGCTGGCCCAATCGGTCGTGCTCACCCGCGCGCAGGCCCGGTCCACCCCCATGCCGCCGGGGGAGGAGCTGGCCGCGTACGCCGCGACGGGGGCGACGCTGGCCCTGCACCTCGCCGTCACGCGTACCCGCGAGCTGGCTGCCGGACTGGCTGGGCACTACGGCCACGACTGCCCGGTCGTGGTGGTGTTCCGGGTGTCGCAGCCGCAGGAGCTCATCCTGCGCGGCACGTTGGCCGACATCGGCGACCGGGTCGAGGCCGCGGGCCTGCGGCAGGCCGCGGTCATCCTGGTCGGCCCGGCAGTGGCCGCGGACGTCCGCGGTGGGGAGTCCTTCCTCTACTCGGCCGGCCGCGAGCGCCGCGGGCGCGGCTGA
- the cbiE gene encoding precorrin-6y C5,15-methyltransferase (decarboxylating) subunit CbiE, translating to MEDRVTVVGIGADGWVGLPEPSRALVRAAATLLGGRRHLDAVPPVDGQQRLTWPSPLRDNLPGLLAAARGPVVVLASGDPLVSGIGTTLLDVLGRDRVTIVPGVSSVALARARLGWPAESVTTVSLVGRDVRLVVPALAAGRRLLVLSSDETTPAAVAGVLTGFGWGQSRLVVLGDLGAAGESCAETTAAGWDVEEVPRLNVLAVEVRGAGPGWAAGGMLPDDAFEHTGQITKRDLRAGALARLAPAPGQLLWDVGAGSGSIGVEWMRAWPTARAIAVESRPDRAALVRRNAAALGVPGLRTVEGSAPGALSGLERPDAVFVGGGATVPGVLDTCWDALGAGGRLVVHGVTAETEAVLLEQHRRRGGELVRLHVERAEPLGGFTGWTPARAVSQWSVRKGES from the coding sequence ATGGAGGACCGGGTGACCGTCGTGGGGATCGGGGCTGACGGGTGGGTGGGTCTGCCGGAGCCGTCCCGGGCGCTCGTGCGGGCGGCCGCGACGCTGCTCGGCGGGCGTCGGCACCTCGATGCCGTACCGCCGGTCGACGGTCAGCAGCGCCTGACGTGGCCGTCGCCGCTGCGGGACAATCTCCCAGGTCTGCTGGCCGCGGCACGAGGGCCGGTCGTCGTACTGGCCTCCGGTGACCCGCTCGTGTCGGGCATCGGCACGACGCTGCTGGACGTTCTCGGCCGAGATCGGGTGACCATCGTTCCCGGGGTCTCGTCGGTGGCTCTCGCCCGGGCACGTCTCGGCTGGCCGGCCGAGTCAGTGACCACCGTGAGCCTGGTCGGCCGGGACGTACGGCTGGTCGTGCCCGCGTTGGCGGCCGGCCGGCGGCTGCTGGTCCTGTCCAGCGACGAGACGACACCCGCGGCCGTCGCCGGCGTGCTCACCGGGTTCGGCTGGGGGCAGTCCCGGCTGGTCGTGCTCGGTGACCTCGGCGCCGCCGGGGAGTCGTGTGCCGAGACCACCGCTGCCGGGTGGGACGTCGAAGAGGTGCCGCGGCTGAACGTCCTCGCCGTGGAGGTCCGCGGCGCCGGTCCGGGCTGGGCGGCGGGTGGGATGCTGCCCGACGACGCGTTCGAGCACACCGGGCAGATCACCAAACGGGACCTGCGGGCCGGCGCCCTGGCCCGGCTCGCGCCCGCGCCCGGTCAGCTGCTGTGGGACGTCGGCGCCGGCAGCGGCTCGATCGGCGTGGAGTGGATGCGGGCCTGGCCGACGGCGCGGGCGATCGCGGTCGAGTCCCGCCCCGACCGGGCGGCGCTGGTGCGGCGCAACGCGGCAGCCCTCGGCGTGCCCGGCCTGCGTACGGTCGAAGGCTCGGCGCCCGGGGCCCTGTCCGGTCTCGAACGTCCCGACGCGGTGTTCGTCGGTGGCGGGGCCACGGTCCCCGGCGTGCTGGACACGTGCTGGGACGCGCTCGGCGCCGGTGGCCGGCTCGTCGTTCACGGGGTCACCGCCGAGACCGAGGCGGTGCTGCTGGAACAGCACCGCCGCCGGGGCGGGGAACTCGTCCGCCTGCACGTCGAGCGGGCCGAGCCGCTCGGAGGCTTCACCGGCTGGACGCCCGCGCGGGCCGTCAGCCAATGGTCCGTCCGCAAGGGAGAATCGTGA
- a CDS encoding VWA domain-containing protein: MPAQYPFCAVVGADDMTLALTLVAIDPLIGGVLVRGEKGTAKTTTVRGLAEVLPAVRVYAGDRFSIDPDDPSAVCPDGPFGASTPVVERPVRLVELPVGAGDDRVTGSLKLDAALRDGVVAFEPGLLARAHRGLLYVDEVNLLPDHLVDLLLDAAATGRVSVERDGVSVEHASRFVLIGTMNPEEGELRPQLLDRFGLTVEVTAPRDPVRRVQAVRRRLAFDADPEGFAARWAGEQDGMRARLAAARRSLADVVLDDETLTRIAELCAAFDVDGLRADLVTARAAAAHAAWRGRTLVTVEDIRVAARLALPHRRRRNPFDEPGLDQDRLDDLLGPDNPDPDPGPDGPGGPGNGAPDDTGHEGPAGNGPGSAAPEPQTAGATSVASAGEPARARLLVVKGTGDGQAGRRSRARTPQGRVAGLRGGTATGGRLHLPGTITAAAPHQRSRGGLSGGRGLALVPGDLRRAETVGRESNLVLLCVDASGSMAARRRMEQVKTAALSLLLDAYRRRDKVALVTFRRHTAEVVLPPTGSVDVASRRLADLPAGGRTPLAEGLERSWEVLRREALRDPSRRPLLVVVTDGRATSGPDPLGRAHRAAAALATSGVQVVVVDCETGRFRLGLAAQLATHLRAEHVPLGEVTADALTGVVRAATAPRAGVA, from the coding sequence ATGCCAGCGCAGTACCCCTTCTGTGCCGTCGTCGGCGCCGACGACATGACCCTCGCCCTCACCCTGGTCGCGATCGACCCGCTCATCGGCGGCGTCCTGGTCCGCGGCGAGAAGGGCACCGCCAAGACGACTACCGTGCGCGGCCTGGCCGAGGTGCTCCCGGCGGTGCGGGTCTACGCGGGCGACCGGTTCTCGATCGACCCGGACGATCCCTCGGCGGTCTGCCCCGACGGGCCCTTCGGCGCGTCCACACCCGTCGTCGAACGCCCGGTACGCCTCGTCGAACTGCCCGTCGGGGCCGGCGACGACCGGGTGACCGGTTCGCTGAAGCTCGACGCGGCACTGCGTGACGGGGTCGTCGCGTTCGAACCCGGTCTGCTGGCCCGGGCTCATCGTGGCCTGCTCTACGTCGACGAGGTCAACCTGCTGCCCGACCACCTGGTCGACCTGCTGCTCGACGCCGCGGCGACCGGCCGGGTCAGCGTCGAACGCGACGGTGTCTCCGTCGAGCACGCCTCCCGGTTCGTGCTGATCGGCACGATGAACCCGGAGGAGGGCGAATTGCGCCCGCAACTGCTCGACCGGTTCGGCCTGACCGTCGAGGTCACCGCCCCGCGCGACCCCGTCCGGCGGGTGCAGGCGGTGCGCCGCCGGCTGGCGTTCGACGCCGACCCCGAGGGCTTCGCCGCACGCTGGGCCGGGGAGCAGGACGGCATGCGCGCCCGGCTGGCCGCCGCGCGGCGGTCGCTGGCCGATGTCGTGCTCGACGACGAGACGCTCACCAGGATCGCCGAGCTGTGCGCCGCGTTCGACGTCGACGGCCTGCGTGCGGACCTCGTCACCGCCCGCGCCGCCGCGGCACACGCGGCCTGGCGGGGACGCACGCTGGTGACGGTCGAGGACATCCGGGTCGCCGCCCGCCTCGCGCTGCCGCACCGCCGCCGCCGTAACCCCTTCGACGAGCCCGGCCTCGACCAGGACCGCCTCGACGACCTGCTCGGCCCCGACAACCCCGACCCCGACCCCGGACCGGACGGACCTGGCGGCCCCGGCAACGGGGCACCGGACGACACCGGGCACGAGGGACCGGCCGGGAACGGCCCCGGATCCGCCGCTCCCGAACCGCAGACCGCCGGCGCCACATCGGTGGCCTCCGCCGGTGAGCCGGCACGTGCCCGGCTGCTCGTCGTGAAGGGAACCGGCGACGGTCAGGCCGGCCGCCGGTCCCGGGCCCGGACGCCGCAGGGCCGAGTCGCCGGGCTGCGGGGCGGCACGGCCACCGGCGGTCGTCTGCACCTGCCGGGCACCATCACCGCGGCGGCGCCGCACCAGCGTTCCCGTGGTGGCCTGAGCGGCGGTCGCGGCCTCGCGCTCGTGCCCGGCGACCTGCGCCGGGCCGAGACCGTCGGGCGGGAGTCGAACCTCGTGCTGCTGTGCGTGGACGCGTCCGGTTCGATGGCGGCCCGCCGCCGTATGGAGCAGGTCAAGACCGCTGCGCTGTCGCTGCTGCTGGACGCCTACCGCCGCCGGGACAAGGTCGCTCTGGTGACGTTCCGGCGGCACACCGCCGAGGTCGTCCTGCCGCCGACCGGCTCGGTCGACGTCGCCTCACGCCGCCTGGCCGACCTGCCGGCCGGTGGCCGGACCCCGCTGGCCGAGGGCCTGGAACGCAGCTGGGAGGTGCTGCGCCGGGAGGCGTTGCGCGATCCGTCCCGCCGGCCGCTGCTGGTCGTGGTGACCGACGGCCGCGCCACCTCCGGCCCGGACCCGCTCGGTCGCGCCCACCGCGCCGCCGCCGCGCTTGCCACCAGCGGCGTCCAGGTCGTGGTCGTCGACTGCGAGACCGGACGATTCCGGCTCGGCCTCGCCGCCCAGCTGGCCACACACCTGCGGGCCGAGCACGTGCCGCTCGGTGAGGTGACTGCCGATGCGCTCACCGGGGTGGTCCGCGCGGCCACCGCGCCCCGGGCGGGGGTGGCCTGA
- the cobO gene encoding cob(I)yrinic acid a,c-diamide adenosyltransferase: MPQGKPLVVPDDGSTTRQRRNQPLLMVHTGNGKGKSTAAFGLAMRAWNQGWDIGVFQFVKSAKWRIGEQTVLERLALLHEQTGEGGPVEWHKMGSGWSWSRKSGTEADHAADAAEGWAEVKRRIQAERHQLYILDEFTYPMQWGWVDTDDVVETLTRRPGRQHVVVTGRRADPRLVGAADLVTEMQHVKHPMDVGRKGQRGIEW; this comes from the coding sequence ATGCCGCAGGGCAAACCGCTCGTCGTCCCGGACGACGGCAGCACCACCCGTCAGCGGCGCAACCAGCCGCTGCTGATGGTCCACACCGGCAACGGCAAGGGCAAGTCCACCGCCGCCTTCGGCCTGGCGATGCGCGCCTGGAACCAGGGCTGGGACATCGGGGTGTTCCAGTTCGTGAAGTCGGCCAAGTGGCGCATCGGGGAACAGACGGTCCTGGAAAGGCTCGCGTTGCTGCACGAGCAGACCGGGGAGGGCGGCCCCGTCGAGTGGCACAAGATGGGCTCGGGATGGTCCTGGAGCCGCAAGAGCGGCACCGAGGCGGACCATGCCGCAGACGCCGCCGAGGGCTGGGCCGAGGTGAAACGCCGCATCCAGGCCGAACGGCACCAGCTGTACATCTTGGACGAGTTCACCTATCCGATGCAGTGGGGCTGGGTCGACACCGACGACGTCGTCGAGACGCTGACCCGTCGTCCCGGCCGTCAGCACGTGGTCGTCACCGGACGCCGGGCCGATCCCCGGCTGGTCGGGGCAGCCGACCTGGTGACCGAGATGCAGCACGTCAAGCACCCGATGGACGTCGGCCGGAAGGGCCAGCGAGGCATCGAATGGTGA
- a CDS encoding cobyrinate a,c-diamide synthase has translation MVSLPRLIVAAPASGHGKTTVATGLMAALAARGHTVSGHKVGPDYIDPGYHALATGRPGRNLDPHLTDPSLVVPLLLHGARDADIAIVEGVMGLYDGRIGGDGFASTAHLATLTATPILLVVDISHTSRSVGAVVHGMATFQPGITVAGVVLNKAGSSRHAAEAARAVESTGVPVLGILHRDQGVTAPSRHLGLVPAAERDEAAASLGLLAEQISRHVDLDAVLQVARTAPDLNAEPWNPAAHIRRPGSGSPVVAVAAGRAFTFRYAETAELLQAAGCAVVTFDPARDQRLPAGTSGLYLGGGFPEVHASTLSANSALRHELRQAVLDGVPTVAECAGLLYLCRSVDGHPMVGALDADAVMTPRLTLAYVRAELGSDQLLGERGATATGHEFHRTTVTPGHGEHPAWRVEGRDAGFAGPGLSASYLHVHWAGHPHLAQSFADAVHRSVRSDT, from the coding sequence ATGGTGAGCCTGCCGCGGCTGATCGTCGCGGCGCCGGCGTCCGGCCACGGCAAGACAACGGTCGCGACCGGGCTCATGGCCGCGCTCGCCGCGCGCGGGCACACCGTGTCAGGGCACAAAGTGGGGCCCGACTACATCGACCCCGGTTACCACGCCCTGGCCACCGGACGCCCCGGCCGCAACCTCGACCCGCACCTGACCGACCCCTCCCTCGTGGTTCCGCTGCTGCTGCACGGCGCCCGCGACGCCGACATCGCGATCGTCGAAGGAGTCATGGGCCTGTACGACGGCCGCATCGGCGGCGACGGGTTCGCCTCCACCGCGCACCTCGCGACCCTCACCGCGACCCCGATCCTGCTGGTCGTGGACATCTCGCACACCTCGCGCAGCGTGGGCGCCGTCGTGCACGGAATGGCCACGTTCCAGCCCGGCATCACCGTCGCGGGCGTCGTGCTCAACAAGGCCGGCTCGTCGCGCCACGCCGCCGAGGCGGCCCGCGCGGTGGAGTCCACCGGCGTGCCCGTGCTGGGGATCCTGCACCGCGACCAGGGTGTCACCGCTCCGTCACGGCACCTCGGGCTCGTCCCGGCCGCCGAACGCGACGAGGCGGCCGCCTCCCTGGGCCTGCTCGCCGAGCAGATCTCCCGTCACGTCGACCTCGACGCCGTGCTGCAGGTGGCACGCACCGCCCCCGATCTGAACGCGGAGCCGTGGAACCCGGCGGCACACATCCGCCGCCCCGGCTCCGGATCACCGGTCGTCGCGGTCGCGGCCGGGCGTGCCTTCACGTTCCGGTACGCCGAGACGGCCGAGCTGCTGCAGGCGGCGGGCTGCGCCGTCGTCACGTTCGACCCGGCCCGCGACCAGCGGCTCCCCGCCGGGACGAGTGGGTTGTACCTCGGCGGGGGCTTCCCCGAGGTGCACGCGTCCACGCTGAGCGCCAACTCCGCCCTGCGCCACGAACTGCGCCAGGCAGTCCTCGACGGTGTCCCGACCGTCGCGGAGTGCGCCGGGCTGCTGTACCTGTGCCGTTCCGTCGACGGGCACCCGATGGTCGGGGCGCTCGACGCCGACGCGGTCATGACGCCCCGGCTCACCCTCGCGTACGTCCGGGCCGAACTCGGCTCGGACCAGCTGCTGGGCGAACGGGGAGCCACCGCCACCGGCCACGAGTTCCACCGCACCACCGTCACCCCCGGGCACGGCGAACACCCCGCCTGGCGTGTCGAGGGCCGCGACGCCGGGTTCGCCGGTCCCGGCCTCAGCGCCTCCTACCTTCACGTGCACTGGGCCGGGCACCCGCACCTGGCCCAGTCGTTTGCCGACGCCGTGCACCGATCGGTTCGCTCCGATACCTGA
- a CDS encoding CbtB domain-containing protein, translated as MPQATTAVPAALPTVPVRALAPWALFFALLTAVVLYFVGAEQGAFSVFEGTFLHELTHDARHVLGFPCH; from the coding sequence ATGCCTCAGGCGACCACGGCCGTTCCGGCCGCTCTTCCCACCGTTCCCGTACGCGCGCTCGCCCCCTGGGCACTCTTCTTCGCGCTGCTCACCGCCGTCGTCCTGTATTTCGTGGGCGCCGAGCAGGGAGCTTTCTCCGTCTTCGAGGGCACCTTCCTCCACGAGCTGACGCACGACGCGCGGCACGTGCTGGGCTTCCCCTGCCACTGA
- a CDS encoding CbtA family protein encodes MTPRTFLVHGLLAGLIAGFAAFLVSYVVAEPQIDAAIALEEAGAAEHTHDTATAGQPHSHDEEAAVSRGTQSTGGLALGTVLVGIVLGGATALAAAFAAGRLGGLSARASTATVAAVGFVAAALVPFLKYPATPPAVGSGDTISERTALYFGFWALSLAAAVGAVLLARRLLPRLGAYPAVLAAAGAYLVVVVVAGAVLPTVNEVGDFPADTLWYFRLSSLMTLAATWAVLGVVLTGLVGRDADRAAERLRRQELAAAL; translated from the coding sequence ATGACCCCACGTACGTTTCTCGTCCACGGGCTGCTGGCCGGACTCATCGCCGGTTTCGCCGCCTTCCTCGTCTCCTACGTCGTCGCCGAACCCCAGATCGACGCGGCCATCGCCCTGGAGGAAGCCGGCGCCGCCGAGCACACGCACGACACCGCAACCGCCGGGCAACCCCACAGCCACGACGAGGAGGCCGCGGTCTCGCGTGGCACCCAGTCGACCGGGGGCCTGGCGCTGGGCACCGTCCTGGTGGGCATCGTCCTCGGTGGAGCGACGGCACTCGCCGCTGCCTTCGCCGCCGGGCGCCTCGGCGGACTGTCCGCACGGGCCAGCACCGCTACGGTGGCCGCCGTCGGTTTCGTCGCCGCCGCCCTCGTGCCGTTCCTCAAGTACCCCGCCACACCACCGGCGGTGGGCTCCGGCGACACGATCAGCGAACGGACCGCCCTGTATTTCGGGTTCTGGGCATTGAGCCTGGCTGCCGCCGTCGGTGCCGTGCTCCTGGCCCGCCGTCTGCTGCCCCGGCTGGGCGCCTATCCGGCGGTGCTGGCCGCCGCCGGCGCCTACCTCGTGGTCGTCGTGGTCGCGGGTGCTGTGCTGCCGACGGTCAACGAAGTCGGTGACTTCCCTGCCGACACGCTCTGGTACTTCCGCCTCTCGTCTCTCATGACCCTGGCCGCGACGTGGGCGGTCCTGGGCGTGGTGCTGACCGGTCTGGTCGGACGCGACGCGGACCGGGCCGCCGAACGGCTACGCCGTCAGGAGCTGGCCGCGGCGCTCTGA